Sequence from the Amaranthus tricolor cultivar Red isolate AtriRed21 chromosome 1, ASM2621246v1, whole genome shotgun sequence genome:
TCCATATAATGAAGCAAAGGAAGTATTCCATTGGAAAAAGGATTTGCATATGATTCTATTGATTTTGATATGACGTATGACAAAGTACCAAGTGAAATACTTTATGCTATGTTTATGTTCGGGAATGAggatttcatttggaaatttagaattgacttaaatttagtgtttgacaaattaataaaaaccaaatttgGATTTGTATCAATTCCACCATTGTATTAAAGTtagttaaaattgagaatttgaaaaATGACTTCCCataccttgtcattctcaaattcttcatttatgatttcataattgaaatctacaattgaaaatgaaaatacttATTCCCAAACATAACCTTAATGAATtgttgaaaaaaaaaggaatgtaCATGAGTATATAAAGTGTATAAGGTTAGTTCAAGATATGTATGAGCACGTGCTAACCAATTTTAGGACATTTGGAGGATAGACTGAAGAGCCTACATCAAAAATCTGCTTTGAGTCATTTTCTGTTTGCGGTGGTCCTATTTGAGAAAACAAGACCTATTGGGAGAGAAGTTTCGTGATGCATGGTGTTGGCCGATGacattgtattattaattaaaactaaATATGAGTTCTTTAGTCAAGTTCTCTTTTTCGTTTACCTTAGATTTTGAGATTTTCCTTGGAAGGGTGACTCTGAGAGACAATGATTTCACAGTATGTGACATATTTTAGAGTATTCTTTTGATCTGTTTGCTAACATTTGGATCATATTATGACTTTAATACATGTGCCCTTCGTCAAGGTAGCGGAATTGATACATTATGGCAGCAGGCCATAGTTGGATTGTAAAACAGTTTTCACGAAAAGTCATATTAGGAATTAGATGTTCACTTATTACCACACTATTACagagtagtagtagtagtagtactactactactactaatgATTGTTGTTTTGACATTTCCATGTACTGTTCTATGGATCTTGCGCTGATATTGGTCTGAAAGCCTGAAATTGTCTCTTTGAGTTTTGATTTCTGAATGATTTTTTCTCACTTTGGATGATTTGCAGGACTCTCATTGAAGTCACAGGAGTTGACAGCTATTTTTTTGGCAGTTAGGCTTTACTGCAGTTTTGTCATGGAATATGATATTCACACGCTTCTGGATACAGCGACCTTGATTTTTACAATGTGGGTCATTTATATGATCCGATTTAAACTAAGGTCAACTTATATGGAGGACAAGGACAATTTTGCTATTTATTACGTGGTGAGTGAAGCTACTTGACATGCCAATAACTACTACAATCCTGATTCAGTGATGAAAATCATTGTTGTTGATTTACAACATCACGTTACCATTGTCAATATTAGTGTTGTCCATGCCGTTAGTTTGATATAGATGTATTAGTGGTGAATAGTGATAGTCGCTTGAGGTTGATTTAGATGGTTAAGATAGTTTTTTTAGGTTTGTGCTTCATGATATTGTTTGTCTCCAAATTTGTAAGCTCATGTGAATGCAGATGATTGCACGAATACTCAAATAACATGTTGAAGGGAATTTCAAATATGAGTGGTGTTTTCCCTAGGATGTAAAAATTAGAAGATTGTTTTTTCTGGTTGTTAATTTAAAATAGGAAGTACATTTCATGcgaatatataatttatactaGTGGGTGAGGTTACTAATCTATCCCTTCCTCCCTTTCTTCGAACGATTGTGGAACTTGTAAATACTTCCCGACATTTTGCTATTTTTGAGCCATTTTGCACGAATCAcaaattcaaaaagtaaattaGCACGCAAATCATATTACATCCTTGCACTTGTTGTACTCCATGCCCCACTTCTTTCTCCTATTATCTGCTCTTTAACATTGTACTTTAATTGCTTCAATATTTTGCAGTTATTACCGTGTGCTGTTTTGGCATTGGCGGTTCATCCATCAACATcacacaatttttttaataggaTAATGTGGGCTTTCTGTGTTTATTTAGAAGCTGTCTCAGTCCTGCCACAGCTACGGGTTATGCAAAATACAAAGGTACAATGTCTTGGTGACGAGCTCTtcaaattattttgttgtttatatGTTCTATAATCCTGACTCTTCCATTTTGTTTGTAGATCGTGGAACCATTTACAGCACATTATGTGTTTGCGCTTGGAGTAGCAAGATTCTTGAGTTGTGCCCACTGGGTTCTTCAGGTTAGTGTAATACTAGACTCTAGCCTCTTGGAACTTGTCTTAACTGAGAAAATTGAGTTGTGCCCACTCTTATCCATGCGTCAATTATAGATGATAAGATATAGTAATCAGGAAGCTAAAAGAAATTCATTTCAAAGGCAGTGACAGAGCCATTAAGAAAGATAGGTTAATCAGTGACAGAGCCATTAAGAAAGATAGGTTAAGAGATTCTAGCAAAAAGAAAGTAAAACTAAAGAGGTGCATTAAGAAAGATAGGTTAAGAGATTCTAGCACAAAGAAAGTAAAACTAAAAAAGAGGTGATGAACTACATTGCCCATAATCACCTTTAAAAGGGTTGCTGAATATTCTACTGACtaaaaatgtagaagaatttCATATGGACCGAATGAGTTGATGAAATATCtttaaatataaggaaaaaagtGGTCGTGGCCAAACTTCTTTTGTTACCAATTTCTAAATTGTTTGATCCTTCAATCCTTTGAGGTCCTAGAATTGTGCTACTTTGGAATTTCCTCCACCTATGTAAATTTTGTTTCTAACCATTCCAATAATGGATCTGTTCATTGAGAATTTTTTCTCCGTTTTGATATAATTGTTTCAAGACAACTCTAGTTTGTTGCTGGTTATCTGCTGCCCCTTGTGATCGTTGCATCGGATTGTTAGACCCTGTTTACATTACTTGCCACTCAAACATGATCTTAACATGTGTGACACATATTCACTGATAGATACTTCATATCTCAACTACCACACGGAAGAAGCTTAGAATTTTATATCTGGTCCGTTTTATAGACTTTTGGTTTTTCTTTCCCGAAACCAAGAATGGAAAGCTTGTTTCCCATAATTCAAGTGTGTTTTGTGGGATCGGTTGATATGGTAACTTGCTTATGGTTGTTTAGTTGCCTAGTGTAAAGCTCTCATAAAAATGAGAAGCAATGTGATAAATGAAGTTGATGTAAATTGACTATGAAGAGCAAGGGAATATAGTTTCCTTCTCACACTTTTGTTAGCTATGATCTAAGGAGAGGGAGGGTGAGGAAAAGGAACTGGATTCATCCAAACCCCTTCTCTTCCTAATCAGCATCTCATATTCAAACAACGAAAAATATATCGCTTACTCTCCATCTCCTTCCCTTGGTTGTTCCATCTTTCACCTTGAAATTAAAGTAGTAGTGAGTAATAGGAAGATAGTTGTGGGGATATTTTGGTAAAATGGGAAACGGAGCAACATGAGACGGACAAACAAAAATGGTAAATGAGCCAATCTCAAAGGATAGATAGGTTCTTTTGTATGGATGTAATAATTTAGCAATACGATGCACTTGAGTCattcttttattttctaatcGGGCATAGGCTAAAGTATCCCTACATGCAAGAGGGGAAAAGAGAATTAATCCTTTTTGGACGTGATGAGGATTGAACACCTGTCGAACTaccctatgttactcggactcttcattttgcttcacgtacccgtgtccgatccttgatactCGGATATGGGTATGACACTTAGAAACTTTATTTTAGGCGTAAGATTAAATATTTAGACGTaaccgacacttggacacgtatcagtatccgacatcagtacCCTAGGTCAAGTAACATAGAATTAACCCATGATTCTCACTTGAGTGTGAATTTAATTTGAAGCTTCTTGTTCATGTAATTTATTTAAACAATAATTGTTATACTGCAATCTTCACCAGGTATTAGACACCCGTGGGCATCTCCTAACTGCTCTGGGCTATGGTTTATGGCCGTCCTTTGTTCTTATCTCAGAGATCGTGCAAACTTTCATCCTTGCAGATTTCTGTTACTACTATGTTAAAAGGTTGCCATTCTTGTTTCACTCCTATCTGTTGCTTTTACTTCATACGACTGACGTTTCTCGATGAACTTAATCTTTCGTTTATTTTTTTGGCTCTTGCAGCATCTTTGGAGGTCAACTTGTGCTACGCCTTCCTGCAGGAGTtgtgtaaattatattttatatgaagCTGCACGAACGAAAATGGTTTAGCGAGCTTCTGGatggtttttttttgcttattcaGATTTCTTAGCACACCATACGAGCGATCCCTGCTTTCTAGTGTGACATAGTTTAGTTCAGTAGGGATTGTGTAAACGTTAGGGAAAGAAAGGAGAACGCTAAATTAATGTTGAATTATACTGTGTTATTTATCTTGAATACATTAATTTTACAGCGTAAACTCAGATCGATAGTGGAGTGGACAAAAAACCCGAATTTCCTTCACTTGTAGTATGCTTCATGTGCTTTATGTTTGTATTACATGAATctggaacaatgaagaatcatgGCTAATACTTTTGTTCAAATACATACATTCTTATTCTGATGTAAGAGCTTTATAAGATAACGAaggattttttgttttgtataatGTACTTCCCCTTCACGTGGAGGCGAATCCAAAATGTTAGTATAAGGTGCGTAGAagtaaaatactcatttttacGTGTATAAGGAATCAAATTGGTAATCTCGATTggtttttaaaacaaatgattTGGGCCATGTCTTAGATTTCTCAGGTTAGAGCATAATTTTGCAATATTCAGAAACTGAAATTCCCAATGTCAGGAAACAGTTTGACAGCAGGAGTGGGAATGTAAATTGTAGCTTTTGATGATAGCCGAGTAGGGAATGTAAATGGTCTTTTTTTTCGTTTGGCTGTTTGATATTAAATGGTGAAAACGATAATAAAAGTTAAATGACCAGATATTTCCTCAGTGGCTATGTTTATGTGAAACGGCCGTTTTTTttagagaccgtctctttgagagacatctCTCTGGCCCAGCCCATTAAATTTCAATGTCCACAcactgtattcttaatgcctacttacattattcttaatacttatttatattatccttaatgtctacttataatatattaatgtccaccgaaaaagtacttaaaatgcctactcacaatattcttaatgcctatcaaataatgtattttatgttttccttTTTGGGTCAGTTTAATTAAAGACGGTCTTTCAAAAAAACCGTGTCTCACAAGAGTTTATGTATGTGAAATAGCTAACGATAGGTTGCTAGTTTTCAGTCTCTTTCTGCTGCTTGtcattcaagttcttagagCAATTATTAAGAAAACCATTAATAATGTCGGGTTTTGGAGAACAAAGAATCATGGATTATTTTGATGGTTATGGTTGGACTCTCACCATCTAGAAAGATCAAAGagaataatttaaaacaaagatAATTGTGTGATCTTAGATCTAGATTCTAAATTTTGCATAATAATCAAGCTTAAATCAGACTAAAATCAATACTTATAACCCAAAATAATAGAGTATATTTTATACTAACCTCACGTAAAGTCGTATATGGTGTTATTTATCAAAGGTCTAACTATTGAAAATAATCACTTTGGTAGTATTATTAACAACAAGTGTAAAATTGCGTACCTTTGACCCTCAAATCACATTCAAAATGAAAGCTACTTAATgatatttgaataataaaatgttattaCTGTTGTTGTAGCATCATGTAACAAATATCCTTATAAAAATAGCATGAATAGACATAAATATTATACTTCTGCTACAAATAATACAAGATCAGACATTCTCCATTATACAAAATATtacaacaataatcaataaacacCAACAAGAATTATACCctcacatatatattatatatcatccTCATCACACATCACTCAATTTTGGACCAAATATACCACTAGTTATAAGAAATGGACCGTGCCTAAAAAATTATGGAGTAGTAGCATAGATAATAGGAGTGGagcaaaataaagaaatttaagggCACTTCTTCCTGGTGCCATGCGTAGTCAAGCCGGCATAGCACGGGCATGCTTCATAGTTGCCGGAGGTGCCTGGTGGCACGCAGTTGCACCTGTTGCAGCAACTTCCGCATGCCCGTTTGCACAGATTTGGTCTCTTTGTGGCGCTGCACCTCACTGCACAAGCTGCCCCACAATCTgcatatattccaaatattaaTAGTTACTTTCTCTGTTTctttaaatttactttaaattttaaataacaaataatttttatacatacaaCAAATGAATCAAATGTATTAAATATAAGTATAATTGTAACCAATCTAAGTTTtgatacaattttaaaaatttattttaaaaggtCCTCCATAAATATTGATATTTTGCCATAGTACACCCCATTTTTTCTTAAGGGGTCTTGTGTTGTTTTTCCCTACATTAATTATAGCCAAAAATCAATTTCCACAtgccattttttattttatttattttatttatttattttatttttcaaattatggatGTGGTACTTTAGAAAAAATAGGTTTCAGGATTTAAGAATACATATTTCCAATTTAAAACAAAGAGGACTTACTTTCTAGTGACAAAGAAACTATATTATACTTCCACTTTCATCTATTTGAGTTTggagggtgtttggcaattacTTGTTAATTAGTTCCGTtagtttaatttgtttgtcTACAAACGAGTAATTTGACAATTATATTCAAATAAGCTAAAAATATCCAATAAACTATTTTATCGAAAAACCctaataaaaaagttatttttaattttaacttaaaaatccATTAATAGAACTTAGAAGTATAAAAGTAACCACAAATAATaagtgatgaatgaatagtaaATCTTTTTTAATGTTACGACTAATTTGACACGGAAGAAGTTTAAAAGTATTCCAATGCTAACAACAAAAACCATCTAaaaaacttttcaaaaataaaaatcactTGCCCAACACTCTCATTTTTCATATGCTAAAAGATTTATTAGATGTTCATGTgggaaatttataaaatttgattaaattttccGCAATTTGGCAAAATTgccttttcttcaaaaaatttctCTATGGAAATTAAACCATATGAGAATTCCTtataaaaagtatttaaaaaaactCACCAATTTTACTTTCAGAGACATTTCCAGTGTTGCTACCCTGCACAAATCATGAACAAAATTCTTGTTTCATCAACCATATTTAATactactttataattttaaaactacataaaaaaacactaatttgagagaccatctctaattaggccggtctattatatattttttgaaatattataagtagatataaaaaataatataagtagatatttaagatattgtaaataggcattaaggatatgataagtaaatattaagaatagtgtaggtagacattaaaaatacggtaagtaagcattaagttTTAATGAGATGGGCCTGAAAGACATCTCtcgaaaagacggtctctcaaccGACTAGccggaaaaaaaatcaataaaaagttgaaaaataataaagtgaatAATATTACAACATACCACTTGATTAGAGGTAGTCTGTGGTTGAATGGCATGAACAAGCTGAAGAACAAAGAGAGAAAGTAGCAAAGAAGCAATTAAAGCTTTGGAAAAAGCCATTTTTTTagaatttgataatttaatgaAAAGATAGAGAAATAATATATGAGTGGCTAATGAGAGTGAAGAAATGGTGTGTATTTATAGGAGGGAGTTGAGGTAAAAATGGGCAGAAAAGTTGGTGTTACTGTTTGTAAAATTTGGTAGATTTTTCAAGGAAGGTGCTAAATATGTTGGTGTTGAGCTGGATATTTGGATATTGAATGTGTAGAATGTTTAGCATGGTCCTTAAGCTTAAGATTTTAGTACCACCCTATTGTGTAGGGACATTTGTGAGTAAGACATTTAACTTTACATacactccctcctattcaactTATTAGTCCTATTTACTTCTTTTATATTTACcgagataatattttaattcttaatatttttaattatgtttaattaaatattataaaaatttgatattaataattcttgcattgagacgaatcaaacaagatcccacttgactaatAGTAACCCATATATTAAGAGTTATAAGTGAATTGTAAcccaaaagtaaatgagactaaTAGAAAGAATAGGAGGTAGTAGTAAGAATTATATTTTAGACCTGATTCAAGGAATAGAGGAAGTAATACATTTATAATTGAGACAAAatctaatttctctttttcattcattatctatcctagaacaaaattcaattctttacattatttcttatttttatatcaTCTTTATATATCGTCTAATATACTACGCATATTTTTGTACTTTATGGAAAGtgcataattttaattttttaaagaaaaaacatGACAAGGAATAATAAATAGacagttaaaattttaatattatgtcTGTTAAAAGActaactcaattaaaaatttaaaatgatggtTAAGAATCTGTAAAACAATTACAATTCCAACTACGTATACAACTAATACAAGGCTTGCCTTGTTTAATCGAGTATGGCTTCTATAGTGTGAACACCGACAAAGGGCAAGCTTATCTCAAGTTCACTACAACATTAGTTCCACACTTTAATTTACCACTAATTTGACACTTTGCTTTAAGATTAGAGGAATCGATCACCAAATTAAAGATTATTACAAAGTTAGAACCCAAGTGCGTTGTGACGCACAAAGTTGGACACAAGTGAGTCTTCCACAGCTAAGCGCTCGTTCGAGCAAGTCCATTGCCTATTTGAGCCGCACCCAATCCAACCGAATGGAATAAAAACTTAgtttaa
This genomic interval carries:
- the LOC130799196 gene encoding uncharacterized protein LOC130799196 encodes the protein MRPQRRPIQTVMAWLRRQPPKVKAFLSVVAGMAALVLLRAVVRDHDNLFVAAEAVHAIGIAVLIYKLTKEKTCAGLSLKSQELTAIFLAVRLYCSFVMEYDIHTLLDTATLIFTMWVIYMIRFKLRSTYMEDKDNFAIYYVLLPCAVLALAVHPSTSHNFFNRIMWAFCVYLEAVSVLPQLRVMQNTKIVEPFTAHYVFALGVARFLSCAHWVLQVLDTRGHLLTALGYGLWPSFVLISEIVQTFILADFCYYYVKSIFGGQLVLRLPAGVV
- the LOC130799201 gene encoding snakin-2-like, which encodes MAFSKALIASLLLSLFVLQLVHAIQPQTTSNQVGSNTGNVSESKIDCGAACAVRCSATKRPNLCKRACGSCCNRCNCVPPGTSGNYEACPCYAGLTTHGTRKKCP